A stretch of the Maridesulfovibrio bastinii DSM 16055 genome encodes the following:
- a CDS encoding TonB-dependent receptor, whose translation MFLIKGVRGAAAIALCCFFLCSNVMADEVEKTKEATFNSTVDSQNANTNGSLSVEKKKSSTSEKKTDSLPMLLKQYVVTADKMNTDVQSLPSSVTVLSADSMETRNITSTKDIFTTAPNMHYIKSGTDAYVGDSFASIRGITSFMSGAPVLGVYVDDVYLPGYEIPLFDIEKTEVLRGPQATLYGRNSQGGVISIYTKEPSRTEWEGKVAQTFGNYNTSTSTGIISGPIDDDWSMRAGAQYEYTDGFSRNYDGNRDINKHRNWSAQGAVDWHPNDSFKFTLNLDGQDYDGNNAELQDYSSIQSSAHEVDVDWAGVARKLAGGVSGRAEYKFNSMKFLSITAVRQTNTQSDQDMDFTRQDITRYDIDISNSLITQEFRLQSDDKKDKLQWLVGSFLFSEDEDLRYEYLAGKDDPTVPGEHYRQDGDTDTKGFAFFGQGVYALGDLDITLGLRYDYESKSFDYEHWASAGMITNWGMTNVSGDANNSYGVWLPKVALGWHATDNIMPYASISRGYRSGGFNLTQTPGKAYDPEFTWNYEAGLKTTWLDKTLKFNLAMFYIDWTDIQVMQPQFPDFTITNAGKAVSEGFEVETSWLPVPSLELFANAGYTHAYFTDYSDDAGDYSNKNVTNVPEYTISAGATYRFLEHFMINGDYSAVGPMYYDAANTVRQNLYHLVNAKVGYEGDQFDFYVWGKNLLNQKYATRAFEMDTKWYGRAGDPLTVGFTMDYRF comes from the coding sequence ATGTTTTTAATCAAGGGGGTAAGGGGAGCAGCAGCTATAGCTCTATGCTGTTTTTTTTTATGTTCAAATGTAATGGCTGATGAGGTTGAAAAGACAAAGGAAGCTACATTTAATTCAACTGTCGACAGTCAGAACGCAAATACTAATGGAAGTTTATCTGTTGAAAAGAAGAAATCATCAACTTCAGAAAAAAAAACAGATTCTTTACCTATGTTATTAAAGCAATATGTAGTCACGGCAGATAAAATGAATACTGATGTTCAATCTTTGCCATCAAGTGTCACTGTTTTATCTGCTGACTCTATGGAAACAAGAAATATTACATCTACCAAAGATATTTTTACTACTGCACCTAACATGCATTATATAAAATCAGGAACTGATGCTTATGTAGGTGATTCCTTTGCTTCAATTAGAGGTATTACTTCTTTTATGTCTGGAGCTCCAGTTCTTGGAGTATATGTAGATGATGTTTACCTTCCTGGATATGAAATACCACTCTTTGATATTGAAAAAACAGAAGTTCTGCGTGGTCCACAGGCCACTCTTTACGGCCGTAACAGTCAGGGTGGTGTTATCAGTATATACACAAAAGAGCCGAGCAGAACCGAATGGGAAGGAAAGGTTGCTCAAACATTCGGTAACTACAATACCTCTACTTCAACCGGAATTATTTCCGGGCCTATAGATGATGACTGGTCTATGCGTGCCGGTGCTCAGTATGAATATACTGATGGTTTTTCCAGAAACTATGATGGAAACAGAGACATAAACAAGCATCGTAACTGGAGTGCTCAGGGAGCTGTTGACTGGCATCCGAATGATTCATTTAAATTTACACTTAATTTGGATGGTCAGGATTACGATGGTAATAACGCTGAACTTCAGGATTATTCGAGCATCCAATCCAGTGCGCATGAGGTTGATGTAGACTGGGCCGGTGTTGCCAGAAAACTTGCCGGCGGAGTTTCCGGCCGTGCAGAATATAAGTTTAATTCCATGAAATTCCTGTCGATCACTGCTGTTCGCCAGACTAATACTCAAAGTGATCAGGATATGGATTTCACCAGACAGGATATCACAAGGTACGACATTGATATCTCGAATAGCCTTATAACTCAGGAATTCAGGCTGCAGTCTGACGACAAAAAAGACAAGCTTCAGTGGCTGGTAGGGTCCTTCCTGTTTAGTGAAGATGAAGACCTGCGTTATGAGTATCTTGCTGGTAAAGATGACCCCACTGTTCCCGGTGAACACTATCGTCAGGATGGTGATACAGATACTAAAGGATTCGCCTTTTTCGGACAGGGAGTTTATGCGCTTGGAGATTTAGATATTACCCTTGGACTCCGGTACGATTATGAAAGCAAGAGTTTTGATTATGAGCACTGGGCTTCAGCCGGAATGATCACCAACTGGGGAATGACTAATGTTTCGGGGGATGCAAATAATTCATACGGAGTCTGGCTGCCCAAGGTGGCTCTGGGCTGGCATGCAACAGATAATATTATGCCTTATGCCAGTATTTCAAGAGGATATAGAAGTGGTGGATTTAACCTGACCCAGACACCTGGTAAAGCGTATGACCCTGAATTTACCTGGAACTACGAAGCTGGTCTTAAAACCACATGGCTGGATAAAACTCTTAAATTCAATCTGGCCATGTTTTACATAGACTGGACAGATATTCAGGTTATGCAGCCTCAGTTCCCTGACTTTACTATCACCAATGCCGGTAAAGCAGTTAGTGAAGGTTTTGAAGTTGAAACTTCATGGCTCCCGGTTCCAAGTCTGGAACTTTTTGCTAACGCCGGATATACCCATGCCTATTTTACCGACTACTCAGATGATGCCGGGGATTATTCCAATAAAAATGTAACCAATGTTCCTGAATACACTATATCAGCCGGAGCAACCTATAGGTTCCTTGAACATTTTATGATTAATGGAGATTATTCTGCTGTTGGACCTATGTACTATGATGCCGCAAATACTGTAAGACAGAATTTGTACCATCTTGTTAATGCCAAGGTCGGCTATGAGGGTGATCAGTTCGACTTTTATGTCTGGGGTAAAAACCTCTTGAACCAGAAATACGCAACAAGAGCTTTTGAAATGGACACAAAGTGGTACGGAAGAGCTGGTGATCCTCTTACTGTAGGATTTACTATGGATTACAGATTTTAG